The Colias croceus chromosome 6, ilColCroc2.1 genome contains the following window.
aatCGAAATCTATGGGTGGTAATGGAGGATGCGGCTTTTTCTCTTTCCAAATTTCTCTACGGGTTTCTTGGAAATctgaaaaacatattattaaaagtacaAGTTTGTATCTCAAATCTTGTTCAACATAGAAATAAATgactatgaaaataaaattttcttaaggATCTTTTGATAACCAAAGAACAGGAAAAAGAAATCTGACGGAACGTGGATTTTCTATAGTCCTTTCCACCtaagatgatttctgtgacacatcgatttttgacacgtgtagagatgtctgtactgaaatcatatcaattctttccgataatcgataatattttatatggaaatgaaatcgatttgagtaatgtaccaaaattagttttttcggcatttcgccatcaattaactaaggaaatttagcaaacaacaacaacaaaaagtcaacaataacaattagtaacaatagcagaataccacgtaaagtatcaatataaaaatacaacttgtatacaaggctgacgcactcgtacagacgattgactcgattgacaaacgatcacaagatgggcgccgattatatgattttccaactctatgatttttcaacgatccatttcatgtacacgaGTTACGTAGGTATtacatttttgtgttattttattttatttttcattatattaaactaaacaatactgtttttgatttataagcttaagatgtttcatttttatatttttggtaataatgccgccataaaataaaaatattatgcactaaaattattttggcgttttaaacataaaatacgtaattcggaacacgatgaagtgtcacaggaatcatcatagctgaaaaggactataaatacatattattttaaccaaAGAAATCTACTGATCAGGCACAAAAATAGTaaacattgttaaaaatatacctgtTGCACGTGGAATGGATGATACTCGAAGCAGTTGATTCAGAATAACCCTCGAAGGGGATATTTCACGAAAATTACTATACTGTGCTTCAGTTCTCTTAGCTGTTATAAAACCCAGAAAAAGAAACATGAAATTtgacaaatatttcattacaatatttgaacaatatttaccaaaaaaaagattaaacaAATAACTCAATAAACATTTCCTGAAGGGAAAGAATGGAcctaaaattttttttgtcttttttaaCGTTAACTGCctctaataaatttttacataaatttaaagtcTATGAGGAAAAAACAAGTGCTTACGTCTTTTCCTCTCCAGTTTTTCGTGTGTCATAGTAAATACTGCAATACTACGTATGATTCTTAGCACACCATAACACGTTAAGAAGCTCAGTATTGTGATAATAATCAACAACATTAATGATTCCCACTGCCACTGTTAGAGAAcaaatagaatattattactattagCTATCATGGGAAAAGAAAACTAGAAGTTAATCATAAATTAGTAGATAATAAAGCTTATGACtttcaaacaaaaagaaatactagaaatagataaaaaaattagtgGTTCTGAAagctcaaaaaaaaattcaaaactacgctttttcattatttttatgtactaaaatagtacaattaaaatttaaaagctaCTCAAACCGCGCTCAATATCGTATCCAACCAGCGTATAAACTAAACAGATCAATCATAATAAACTATCAACTTAGTTGACGTAGTTTCCGGAGAAACGAATAAAAGTCATACTGGAAGGCAAAACGATACATCAATAAGTAAAATTGGCCATACTGCTGAACGACGGAGACGTTGTACTGATAGATGGCAGGATTGAGACCCTGGGTCGGATGTCCAACCCTTTGCGCATGGGATACATGTGTTTGTGCCCTCTGTTGAATAAGAGTCTGGCGGACATATGCCTACAAGTGTTTAGATACagttaatataattgtttattggGAAAATCATTTAACTAAATGccatgaaaaataatattacgattaaataaatcattgtAACTAATCACAACACTGCACAGCAGCAGCGTTattaaaagtacctactttacTCACCACAACACAGTACAGTAGTATGTTGAAAATCAGTTTAGGAGTGAATTTTTTAATGGTTTGGTGGTGTTAATTTCTAAGACCATCCAACTTTATTTCAattctatacaaataaatcaaaaagcgtatgttttaataacaaacaaaaattaaaaaggctTACTAATTGACAGACCTACATCAATAAACCGGACATTCATAATTGAGTATCTAcgaaaatttctaaaaaaggtAATAGAATGTATAATTACTGCAAATCTTCTGCGCAGCCACTAAGAAGAAGCCAGCTGGACAAAGAATGATGACGTGAACGGTCGCAGGCTCCGTATAAGATGCCAGCGTATGGTACTCGGTGTGACCGTTTGAATCTAAATAACGTGATGAAATGAATATggaaatcattaaaattaaattagtagtagtagtagtaataTTAGATTAGTAATAGAAttgaattgtttaattttaatttttatataattttttatgttaatattgtGGTTTTGCAAGAAATTTCGATAGTCCTGGTAGATCCAATAAGTAAAttctgaaaataaatgtatttttttccgTGACAACGTTTCTTGTTTTGGCTTAggaaaattgttaaatttgcTCAATAATCTCCagtttatcttaatatattttgttttaatatagtGCTCATAAAATCAGTTTTGTTAAAATAgcttaattttaacattaacatttacTGATTCCAGAGTCGCAAATTAATAGAAagtagttttaattataagatatacatttgttattatatcaAAGAGTTCTACatgaaaagaaaatgttatttaatcaCCTTTCCTCCTTAGCGTATGTGTAACAAAGTACTCATGTTGTTGGAAAGACGGTTCCCAGGTCTTTATTTCCTCTAACAATGATCCCTCATTATGGAGCATAAtaactgaaattaaatattctacTTTACTtcaagtacattttttattttttacttgactaaaaaatatagaaaaggtgaaacttatttatagcaaactagaggtccgccccggcttcgcccgttgtacatatttcgcaataaaaggtagcctatgtcctttctcaggtacctagcaaaatatatccataccaaatttcatgcaaattggttcggtagtttaggcgtgattgagtaacagacagacagacagagttactttcgcatttataatattatagtatggattttcaTTTTCACAGTGACCATAGCAGCTTATATATACAACgaggaataaaaataagcaataatatttcatatactTTGGTACATTTGATGTGATTAGGGtcacataatttattcaaatatccATTTACCTTATAACCggtaattaagtaattaatggAACAATGTTGtacaagtaggtatatttgaaattaagaTTATACCAACGCAAATTagaaacaaatttataaacttCTGACTGAACTgaacttttgattttattttcacaaattaCTGGTTGAAAATAAACACCAATAATAGCTAAAGGCTCTTAAAACCCTATCATGTGTTTTAAGAGCCTCGTTTGCGTTTCAACCTTAACCCTTACATAACACAATAGGATAAACTAGACTGATAAGGTTTCAATAAAATCGAAAATATAAAGGACGATTATGTTAAATAACTCCTTCCTTCTATATCAAATAACAAAGCAAATATGTCTCACTAAAGAGTCCTAAATCGAAATATAGTCCAATTTATATCAAAGGATGATCTCCTCCCACTAAAATACCTTATATAATGTTAATCTATAATTtcaagttaaaaattattgattagtCATGTACCTGGAATCGTTGCTAATGCTGGAGCATTTTTAGCAATAAGCAGAGCTAGAGAACATTTTAAATCTCTTTGACACTCTACAGAGCAGCTTAGACTAAATGACGCATCAAACGATATTACGGGAACTATACGCATCAGAGATGAGTTGTCAACCTGCAtaaagtgaaaataataaaataaataatacccgAGTGGATAGTTAAAATTTCCAATATTGATGCAAATGTATAGATCTGCTCTACGACCATTATCCTTTTTAAGGGTCCCTTTATTTTGAGCAGATTAAAGTTCTTACCCGATCTCTTAAGCAAACCGGTTCGTCTATCCTCACGGAACAGTAATTACCGCACAACAATTGTGTCATTATCAAACCAAGACTTTGTATCGCTCTTAAATcctgtataaaaataagaaaaatctatacataaaaaataataatggatAATACTCAAAATACATGATCGATTTATCTTACGTCATATGAACAAGTCGAAGAGACTGTTTGTGTGTAAAGTTGTATGAAAACTATATTAAAGTTTGGAACATCTACCACATTTAGTTTGACACTTCTTACAACGACATTGtgctgaaaatttaaataatatcttattgCTTGTGTATTTGCTATAAAAATTTAGCattatatcaattaatttattaagacATTCGAAGAAACCAAATCAGAGCAGCTTTTTGCTTTTGCTTGTCACTTCGTAGGAACTTATGGCAAATCTCTATTtgtattattgaatttaaacaatcacttttttctttttaccaAAGTATATATAAACATGAACACAAGAAGAACACTGTAACGCTAATTATAACagattaaattactttataacAAGTATACGTCCCGAAATTTCTTGTTTGAgcattttcaattattattttagatccATTCATAAACACGTTGCCGACCGTAAGCATCTTTTCACGATCTGTTGTCCAAACAAAATCAGATTGACTCTGCATATCATCAGGATAAGAACAATCAGTAGAAAATGAATCTCCAACCATAATGAATACTTCATcctgaaatatgaataaaaattagtagaatcaaaagaaaatttcatacaGTCTCTGATCAGgaactaattaatttatccAGAAATAAAATCTTACCGTTAATGGCCTCAAGGGTGATAAATTGGTCAAACCTTTTTCCAATTCACTAACTGTATCTCTTTTATTTCTTGTCATAGGTTCATATATACCTGCCAACCCTATACGATACTTCTCAAAAACATCTTGACCTCCGTCCATTATCTTGTAAGTAAATCCTTGTCTATCCTCGATTAAACAAATAAGTGTAttgtaaaaatgttacacaGAATTAATGATATCTACGTTAACAATTATTCACTATCGCACATACCGAGAGACGTCTATATATGGCTGGTTATCCGAAATATCACTTTCATCACAACCGTTATCGTAGTCATCTTCAAGTTCTACTCTTGCATCTTcccttttattttcaataaattgcCTGTAGAAATATCGTCTATTTTTCCGGTGCACTTTGGCACATCTATAGCACCTTTTTTTCTTTCGTTGTTCCTTTCTTTTACTAGCTTTAATAAAGAAGTGTGCCGGAAGTGTTTGGTATTTGTAACACCTAACATTCTTCACATATTGTTCAAAGTTGATTTTATTCATCACCCTTTGAACGCTTATAACGTTACCAATTGTTGAGGCTATGTCACAGAGTGATCTTACTTTCTTGTCGCCAATCTCTTGAAAAATTTTGAGAGTATTATTTTGAAAGATATAAATTACTATCACAAAAATAagacaaaattttattcactATTAGGTAAGCCATATTAATATCAGATACATACcttttttgtagtttttgtagCGGGTAATGTTGTCTTGTGAGATATGTTCGTAATTTTTTTAGGCATCTTTCTTAACGattctaataaaatacatattagttattgttaaattagaaattaacaataaaataaattacaacacAAGACATTTTActgttatttcattattagcAAAAATAcctgtaacattttttatccttCCCGTATTGGATAAAGTTTTGTAATGAGGCTTAGTATTTGATTGTTCAATCGTGTTGTGTGcctgtattaaataattaaggaTTATAAATCAATGATTCTCATAATttgcatatttaatttaaataatgtaccttattctttttattattgtacacATAATTCCAAGCAAATTTATGagctattttattaacaatgcCTCTCTTTTCATTAATTGTTGTCGGTTTATCCGAAGCTGATAAGTTTATGAATTCGTCATTGATTTCTTTGACATCCTGATATAATGAATTATTGGCAACTCCTAAAAATTTATCATGATTGACTTTGGATGCCTTGACCCATTCATTATTGAGCAATTTTGAATTAAAGTTCAAGATAGAAAGAAGAAGACTTCGGATACCTtcgtttgtttttttatcatacaAATTTTGTGCATTcgaactcgtagaaaacgaactttGATCGTttgaatgattattattatcgtcaattattattattgttgggCTATCGTTTGTCGTCATGCTCGAAATCACATCGGAAACATTTTCGCTatcagaaaaataatttaagtttctGAAGGGTATTTCTGTATTCATCAAAGTTACATTCCGACCCTTCCTATTTTCAATTGTGTTTTTTGAACCAAGTAGTTCGTATTGTGTAGATTGGCGATATCTACCTTGCACAATGTCCAAATGTTTAGTTACATTTCGTAATCGGCTTTTAACAATGCAATTATCTCTATTTGACTCACCATTTTCGACGATGCTCTTTGTATAGCATTTTCGACTCATTTTAAATACCTTATTTTGTTTCGTAGGTGGTTTTCTTTTCGTTTTGTTTCCGTCCAGCTTTTGTGTATATGAATCATAGATATTGGACcccaataatttaaaaagagcATTCAAATTATCTATTAGCGAAAGATTTTTGGCCccatagtttatatttttgagtAATTGGTCTAAATTGATTATCTCagtagttatattattaaattcatttaaataatttgcattttcattttttattgatacagTTTCGTCATTATGTGTAGTCccgttattaattttcttaaataaaacttttataatggGTGTATCAGTCCTTATCTTTCTT
Protein-coding sequences here:
- the LOC123692776 gene encoding uncharacterized protein LOC123692776 isoform X1 gives rise to the protein MNKINFEQYVKNVRCYKYQTLPAHFFIKASKRKEQRKKKRCYRCAKVHRKNRRYFYRQFIENKREDARVELEDDYDNGCDESDISDNQPYIDVSRQGFTYKIMDGGQDVFEKYRIGLAGIYEPMTRNKRDTVSELEKGLTNLSPLRPLTDEVFIMVGDSFSTDCSYPDDMQSQSDFVWTTDREKMLTVGNVFMNGSKIIIENAQTRNFGTYTCYKHNVVVRSVKLNVVDVPNFNIVFIQLYTQTVSSTCSYDDLRAIQSLGLIMTQLLCGNYCSVRIDEPVCLRDRVDNSSLMRIVPVISFDASFSLSCSVECQRDLKCSLALLIAKNAPALATIPVIMLHNEGSLLEEIKTWEPSFQQHEYFVTHTLRRKDSNGHTEYHTLASYTEPATVHVIILCPAGFFLVAAQKICSICPPDSYSTEGTNTCIPCAKGWTSDPGSQSCHLSVQRLRRSAWQWESLMLLIIITILSFLTCYGVLRIIRSIAVFTMTHEKLERKRPKRTEAQYSNFREISPSRVILNQLLRVSSIPRATDFQETRREIWKEKKPHPPLPPIDFDL
- the LOC123692776 gene encoding uncharacterized protein LOC123692776 isoform X2 — protein: MDGGQDVFEKYRIGLAGIYEPMTRNKRDTVSELEKGLTNLSPLRPLTDEVFIMVGDSFSTDCSYPDDMQSQSDFVWTTDREKMLTVGNVFMNGSKIIIENAQTRNFGTYTCYKHNVVVRSVKLNVVDVPNFNIVFIQLYTQTVSSTCSYDDLRAIQSLGLIMTQLLCGNYCSVRIDEPVCLRDRVDNSSLMRIVPVISFDASFSLSCSVECQRDLKCSLALLIAKNAPALATIPVIMLHNEGSLLEEIKTWEPSFQQHEYFVTHTLRRKDSNGHTEYHTLASYTEPATVHVIILCPAGFFLVAAQKICSICPPDSYSTEGTNTCIPCAKGWTSDPGSQSCHLSVQRLRRSAWQWESLMLLIIITILSFLTCYGVLRIIRSIAVFTMTHEKLERKRPKRTEAQYSNFREISPSRVILNQLLRVSSIPRATDFQETRREIWKEKKPHPPLPPIDFDL